The following proteins are co-located in the Macaca thibetana thibetana isolate TM-01 chromosome 6, ASM2454274v1, whole genome shotgun sequence genome:
- the SMIM33 gene encoding small integral membrane protein 33, translated as MFPEVQAQESGESVCTGCVPMVPADVAAPGHRLSVFRAGHYSWPSPAVNSSSGQESQRQLPEVLGGIWEQPRGDGLPMVTIIVAVFVLLAVCIIVAVHFGPRLHQGHATLPTEPLIPKPDGGIYLIHWRALGPQDSPEEALRGPLVPGSCSAPDGPRPSIDEVTYL; from the exons ATGTTCCCGGAAGTGCAAGCACAGGAGAGCGGTGAGAGTGTGTGCACAGGGTGTGTGCCCATGGTCCCCGCAGACGTGGCAGCTCCGG GGCACCGCCTGTCTGTCTTCCGT GCTGGCCACTACTCCTGGCCTTCTCCAGCTGTGAACAGTTCATCAGGGCAGGAGTCCCAGAGGCAGCTTCCGGAGGTGCTTGGTGGCATCTGGGAACAACCTCGAGGTGACGGGCTGCCCATGGTCACCATCATCGTTGCTGTCTTTGTTCTGCTAGCAGTCTGCATCATAGTGGCAGTCCATTTTGGGCCAAGGCTGCACCAGGGCCATGCCACTCTCCCTACAGAGCCACTGATCCCAAAGCCAGATGGTGGCATCTACCTCATCCACTGGCGGGCACTGGGCCCCCAAGACAGTCCTGAAGAAGCACTGCGGGGCCCTCTTGTCCCTGGCTCCTGCTCTGCACCAGATGGACCCAGGCCCAGCATCGATGAAGTCACTTATCTGTAG
- the STING1 gene encoding stimulator of interferon genes protein, whose protein sequence is MTRSSLHPSIPCPRGHGAQKAALVLLTACLGTLWGLGESPEHILRCLVLHLASLQLGQLLNGVCSLAEELRHIHSRYRDSYWRTVRACLGCPFQHGTLLLLSGYFYYSLPNAVGLPFTWMLALLGLSQALNILLGLKGLTPAEISAVCEKGNFNVAHGLAWSYYIGYLRLILPGLQARIQTYNQHYNNLLRGAVSQRLYILLPLDCGVPDNLSMADPNIRFLDKLPQQTADRAGIKDRVYSNSIYELLENGQRAGTCVLEYATPLQTLFAMSQYGQAGFSREDRLEQAKLFCRTLEDILADNPESQNNCRLIVYSEPADDSSFSLSQEVLQHLRQEEKEEVTVGSLKNSAVPSTSTMSQEPELLISGMEKPLPLRTDFS, encoded by the exons ATGACCCGCTCCAGTCTGCATCCATCCATCCCGTGTCCCAGGGGTCACGGGGCCCAGAAGGCAGCCTTGGTTCTGCTGACTGCCTGCCTGGGGACCCTTTGGGGGCTAGGAGAGTCACCAGAGCACATTCTCCGGTGCCTGGTGCTCCACCTAGCCTCCCTGCAGCTGGGACAGCTGTTAAATGGGGTCTGCAGCCTGGCCGAGGAGCTGCGCCACATCCACTCCAG GTACCGGGACAGCTACTGGAGGACTGTGCGGGCCTGCCTGGGCTGCCCGTTCCAACATGGGACCCTGTTGCTGCTGTCCGGCTATTTCTACTATTCCCTTCCAAATGCGGTCGGCCTGCCCTTCACTTGGATGCTTGCCCTCCTGGGCCTTTCGCAGGCACTGAACATCCTCTTGGGCCTCAAG GGCCTGACCCCAGCTGAGATCTCTGCAGTCTGTGAAAAAGGGAATTTCAACGTGGCCCATGGGCTGGCATGGTCATATTACATTGGATATCTGCGGCTGATCCTGCCAG GACTCCAGGCCCGGATTCAAACTTACAATCAGCATTACAACAACCTGCTACGGGGTGCAGTGAGCCAGCGGCTGTATATCCTCCTCCCGTTGGACTGTGGGGTGCCTGATAACCTGAGTATGGCTGATCCCAACATTCGCTTCCTGGATAAACTGCCCCAGCAGACCGCTGACCGTGCTGGCATCAAAGATAGGGTTTACAGCAACAGCATCTATGAGCTTCTGGAGAACGGGCAGCGG GCAGGCACCTGTGTCCTGGAGTACGCCACCCCCTTGCAGACTTTGTTTGCCATGTCACAATATGGTCAAGCTGGATTTAGCCGGGAGGATCGGCTTGAGCAGGCCAAACTCTTCTGCCGGACACTGGAGGACATCCTGGCAGATAACCCTGAGTCTCAGAACAACTGCCGCCTCATTGTCTACTCGG AACCTGCAGATGACAGCAGCTTCTCGCTGTCCCAAGAGGTTCTCCAGCACCTGCggcaggaggaaaaggaagaggttaCTGTGGGCAGCTTGAAGAACTCAGCGGTGCCCAGTACCTCCACAATGTCCCAAGAGCCTGAGCTCCTCATCAGTGGAATGGAAAAGCCCCTCCCTCTCCGCACGGATTTCTCCTGA